In Flavobacterium gelatinilyticum, a genomic segment contains:
- a CDS encoding T9SS type A sorting domain-containing protein, translated as MKHFYSQIKKFLNIALFLGIFLQSYLGNSQATNLTVGQLIFTGFDSNYPAADGDEFSFVCLVALNGGTTINFTDRGYSDLGAWSTTNPSEGTVKWVTGASIIPAGTEIIVKGLQAFTYDIGTSSRTPNGTVTRTDGTMPNGLNLSAFGDQIIAFQGGGDIVTGPGALLIGGLHYYICPEGTTQSGWDDAACADGTNGSTMPPGLVGGTSAFYPGGTDQPSAGKFNIGSGAPVNNAANLRTSLMTQGNWTLSQTTISMPSGAPFLAAPTTITTQPLSKTVCSGSNTSFSVVAGGTVSSYQWQVDTHDGSGFVNLTNTAPYSGAFTATLNITGITSSMSGNSYRVIVTGSGSVTSNAAIASVPAPLTSLIQSQSNVSIYGGNNGAATLTVSGGTTPYFYSWSPSGGTGSGASNLSAGTYTVTITDSTPNGLGGCSTTQTVTITQPAGIIVSTTSLNPFTSCTGGVSTTQNFTVSGGNLTANVFADAPTGFEISTDAVNYSDNITLTPQNGNLSATTIYVRLANTATGTPAGNITFSSPTAVTQNVAVTGTVTPAPAIVTQPSSSTICSGGNTTFAATASNATGGYRWEVNQGLGFIPITDNAIYSGATTATLSITGATAGMNGFLYHLVATGSCTPDAISNNVALTVNSAPAITAQPSSSTICSGENTTFAATAANTTTYQWEVNNGTGSGFTPITDNSIYSGAATATLAITNATAAMNGFLYRLAASGTCSPAATSNNAALTVNSAPAITSQPSNSSICNGANTAFSAVASNASGYQWYVNEGLGFASVSDGGVYSGATTGTLTITGAPVAMNGFTYRVVASGSCTPAATSNDVTLTVNPSPAITSQPTAGTTCAGGNATFTVAASSATGYQWYVNDGAGFNPITNGGVYSGATGSTLTITGATASMNGFLYHVAANGTCTPSATSNNAVLTVNSAPAITAQPASSTICEGENTIFAVTADNAASYRWQVNQGFGYADVPPGAPYSGETTATLTITNAAASLNGFKYQLIVNGVCLPAATSNEATLTINSAPQIITNPASVTACIGSNVTLSAAAVNQGGYQWQVNEGAGFGNITNGGVYSGATTASLTITGATAGMNNYSYRVVAAGICSPPATSSAAVLTVPTINYASTQVNIACNGAANGSLSVTPSGGSTPYTYLWSNSATTSSISNLAPGNYDVTITDANSCQTTASFTISEPSALALSQASLTNVSCNNGANGTATVSVSGGTPGYTYSWAPYGGTNATATGLSAGTFTVTVTDAYNCSSTLDFEITQPDALSVTPSQTNILCNGTPTGSASVTVTGGTGTYTYAWAPSGGTASTATGLTAGTYTVTITDANNCQATESFTITEPAVLTAIPVAQTNIACYGDATGSASVTASGGTGTYTYSWAPSGGTASTAIGLSAGTYVVTITDVNSCTATQAFTITEPSAPLSVTSSSTPVSCFGGANGTATVSVSGGTLGYTYSWAPYGGTASTAIGLEAGPYTVTITDANGCTLTENVTVGSPAQFAATFTKTDVSCNGGVNGTATITATGATFPYTYSWAPYGGTAATATGLAAGTFTVTIEDANGCVYQESVTINENAPVGYTQSQTNVLCNGTSTGSATVTASGGTGTYTYVWSPSGGTAATATGLSVGNYSVLITDGNGCVATANFMLTEPAVLDAVTSQTDATCSTGGEAEVTPNGGTTPYSYLWSDGQTTAAATGLTAGNYSVVITDANGCTITKNFTIGTTNTLVATTSQTDVLCNGGNTGSASVVPSGAVGPFTYVWSPSGGTADTATGLTAGNYSVTITAGNGCSIVKNFTISEPSAIAISPSQTNVTCNQGSNGSATVSVTGGTGSYTYSWAPAGGTSATATGLTAGIYTVTVTDANLCTATETITITEPDAIIATPSKTDISCNGGVNGTATVTVTGGTGAYTYSWAPYGGTAATATGLAAGTFTVTITDANGCTGTQDIIIIEPAAITASIVQTDVTCNGLADGSATVTAAGGTGAYTYSWAPSGGTAETASGLAAGIYTVTITDANGCTGTQSVTIAEPTALTAAISHTDVTCNLGSDGSATVSVSGGTAGYTYSWAPSGGTAATATGLTAGIYTVTVTDANGCTATENVTIAQPTAIDVTAVTTNVTCNGDSNGSIALTVTGGTGAYTYSWLHSGETTSAVSGLAAGDYIATVTDANGCFSSLTITINEPAVLAATVSKTDVSCNGGVNGTATATVTGGTGAYTYSWAPYGGTAATAAGLAAGTFTVTITDANGCTATQTIAIAQPALLIGTITGTDVSCPGSNDGTAAVVVTGGMAPYTYSWSPSGGTADTATGLTAGIYTVTITDANGCTATQTITIGVADDTTAPVPTVANLPQITGFCSVLAAEIAIPTATDTCAGTINGTTTDPLNYTAAGTYTITWTYDDGNGNTSSQNQTVVVSESPLEAVTFNNAVFTYDGTAHSAEVENLPAGATVAYSANNGAVNAGTYQITATITPAATSPNCSVLVLTADLIINKAPQQITFDAIPVKTLGVNNTFDLDATSSSGLAVTYTSTFDSPQAPATVSADGEVTMLTSGEILITAHQEGDNNYLPADEVSRLLVILNNNIDVARITIGNKIFENPAKVIYHLLACGETNPNVSVVNESNAIITPAPNFTIQTPKPGIYTQDVNITSQDGSASATYTLTVEKPFGFFDIVQVKFNNVLIVNNNPNTNGGYQFTAYQWFKNGQLIGTGQYYSAGETQGNVLDPTADYMVKMTTADGKVLQTCTAKVLPTNTLQARIYPNPVAVGKVVTIDADFPQEELDNMEISLYNVAGQLVKTVKSSTAQTEIQLPQTADGNMFLVVLQTPNVTKSFKVIVK; from the coding sequence ATGAAACATTTTTACTCACAAATCAAAAAGTTCTTAAATATCGCCTTGTTTTTAGGGATATTTTTGCAGAGTTACTTAGGTAACTCCCAAGCGACCAATCTTACGGTCGGACAGCTTATATTCACCGGATTCGATTCCAATTATCCTGCGGCTGACGGTGATGAATTTTCATTTGTCTGCCTTGTAGCTCTTAATGGAGGCACCACGATCAACTTTACAGACAGAGGATATTCTGACTTAGGTGCCTGGTCAACAACAAATCCATCTGAAGGTACTGTTAAATGGGTTACCGGAGCTAGTATAATTCCGGCCGGAACAGAGATTATTGTGAAGGGCTTACAAGCTTTTACTTATGATATTGGTACCAGCAGCAGAACTCCGAATGGTACTGTAACCCGTACTGACGGTACTATGCCCAATGGATTGAACTTATCCGCTTTTGGAGATCAGATCATTGCTTTTCAGGGTGGGGGCGATATTGTTACCGGACCTGGCGCTCTTTTAATCGGCGGTCTGCACTATTACATATGTCCAGAAGGAACAACACAATCAGGATGGGATGATGCTGCATGTGCTGACGGGACCAATGGTTCAACTATGCCTCCGGGTCTTGTAGGAGGAACGAGTGCTTTTTATCCGGGAGGAACTGATCAGCCAAGTGCAGGTAAATTTAATATTGGCAGCGGTGCTCCAGTAAACAATGCTGCAAATCTTAGAACTTCTCTAATGACTCAGGGTAACTGGACTTTGTCACAGACAACTATTTCGATGCCTTCGGGAGCACCATTCTTAGCCGCACCAACCACAATTACTACACAGCCATTAAGCAAAACTGTGTGTTCCGGCAGCAATACATCATTTTCTGTAGTTGCAGGCGGTACTGTATCTTCTTATCAATGGCAGGTTGATACACATGATGGGTCTGGTTTTGTTAACCTCACAAACACAGCGCCTTATTCAGGTGCATTTACTGCAACATTAAACATTACCGGTATTACTTCGAGTATGTCGGGAAATTCATATCGCGTTATAGTAACAGGTTCAGGATCTGTAACTTCAAATGCAGCTATAGCAAGTGTTCCGGCTCCTTTAACCTCTTTAATACAGTCTCAAAGTAATGTAAGTATTTATGGAGGAAACAACGGTGCAGCAACGCTAACAGTTTCAGGGGGTACAACACCGTATTTTTATTCGTGGTCACCATCTGGAGGAACGGGTTCCGGTGCAAGTAACCTTAGCGCAGGAACTTATACTGTTACTATTACAGACAGCACTCCTAATGGTCTTGGCGGCTGTAGTACCACACAAACGGTAACCATTACGCAGCCAGCAGGAATTATTGTATCTACTACTTCTCTAAACCCTTTTACATCTTGTACCGGGGGAGTATCAACAACACAGAACTTTACTGTTTCGGGAGGCAATTTAACAGCTAACGTTTTTGCAGATGCTCCTACCGGGTTTGAAATTTCTACAGATGCAGTTAATTATTCAGATAATATTACGTTGACTCCACAAAACGGTAATTTATCTGCTACCACTATATATGTAAGACTTGCAAATACAGCAACTGGTACTCCGGCAGGAAATATTACATTTTCATCACCAACTGCGGTAACTCAAAATGTAGCCGTTACAGGAACTGTTACTCCAGCTCCGGCTATTGTAACACAGCCATCCAGTTCTACAATTTGTTCAGGAGGAAATACAACCTTTGCAGCCACAGCATCGAATGCTACAGGAGGTTATAGATGGGAAGTTAATCAGGGATTAGGTTTTATTCCTATTACTGATAATGCAATTTATTCAGGTGCAACAACAGCAACACTTAGTATTACCGGAGCAACTGCCGGTATGAATGGATTTCTTTATCACTTAGTTGCGACAGGATCTTGTACTCCTGATGCAATATCGAACAATGTTGCACTTACTGTGAATTCGGCTCCGGCTATTACAGCGCAACCATCCAGTTCTACAATTTGTTCAGGAGAAAATACTACATTTGCTGCCACTGCTGCAAATACAACAACATATCAGTGGGAAGTAAATAATGGCACCGGTTCAGGTTTTACTCCGATTACAGATAATTCTATTTATTCCGGAGCAGCAACAGCAACTCTTGCTATCACTAATGCAACTGCTGCAATGAATGGATTTTTATACAGATTAGCAGCTTCAGGAACATGTTCGCCCGCTGCAACATCAAACAATGCAGCGCTTACTGTAAACTCTGCTCCGGCTATTACATCACAGCCATCTAACAGTTCAATCTGTAATGGAGCTAATACTGCATTTTCTGCTGTAGCTTCTAACGCTTCAGGATATCAATGGTATGTTAACGAAGGATTAGGCTTCGCCAGCGTCTCTGACGGAGGTGTTTACAGCGGCGCAACTACAGGAACTCTTACTATAACAGGAGCACCTGTTGCTATGAACGGATTTACCTACAGAGTTGTAGCAAGCGGATCATGTACTCCTGCTGCTACATCAAATGATGTTACACTTACTGTAAACCCGTCTCCGGCTATTACGTCACAGCCAACTGCGGGTACTACCTGTGCAGGAGGAAATGCGACTTTTACTGTTGCCGCAAGCAGTGCAACCGGATATCAGTGGTATGTTAATGATGGTGCCGGCTTTAACCCTATCACTAACGGTGGTGTATATAGCGGTGCAACCGGCTCAACACTTACCATTACAGGAGCTACTGCATCTATGAACGGTTTCTTATATCATGTAGCAGCTAATGGAACATGTACACCTAGTGCAACATCAAACAACGCAGTACTTACTGTTAACTCGGCTCCTGCAATTACGGCACAGCCGGCAAGCAGTACAATCTGTGAAGGTGAAAATACAATATTTGCTGTTACAGCAGACAATGCTGCGAGCTACCGATGGCAGGTAAACCAAGGATTTGGTTACGCTGATGTTCCTCCAGGAGCGCCTTACTCAGGAGAAACTACAGCAACACTTACTATTACTAATGCTGCAGCAAGTCTGAATGGATTTAAATACCAACTTATCGTAAACGGAGTATGTCTTCCGGCAGCTACATCAAATGAAGCTACACTTACAATAAACTCTGCTCCTCAAATTATCACAAATCCTGCTTCGGTTACGGCTTGTATCGGCTCAAATGTAACGTTGTCTGCAGCTGCTGTAAATCAAGGAGGATATCAATGGCAAGTAAATGAGGGTGCCGGTTTTGGCAATATTACAAACGGTGGTGTTTATTCCGGAGCAACAACAGCTTCATTGACTATCACCGGAGCAACTGCTGGAATGAATAATTATTCTTACCGAGTTGTAGCGGCCGGAATTTGTTCACCGCCGGCTACTTCTTCAGCGGCTGTTTTAACTGTACCAACTATCAATTATGCGTCTACACAAGTTAACATAGCTTGTAACGGTGCCGCAAACGGTTCACTAAGTGTAACACCGTCAGGAGGATCAACACCTTATACTTATTTGTGGTCAAATTCTGCCACAACATCTTCTATCTCTAATCTTGCACCAGGTAATTACGATGTAACAATTACAGATGCAAATTCATGTCAGACAACAGCTAGTTTTACTATTTCAGAACCTTCTGCATTAGCATTATCTCAAGCTAGTTTAACTAATGTAAGCTGTAACAATGGTGCAAACGGAACTGCAACAGTATCTGTCTCAGGCGGAACTCCGGGTTATACCTATTCCTGGGCTCCTTACGGAGGAACAAATGCAACTGCAACAGGTCTTTCAGCAGGAACCTTTACGGTTACCGTAACAGATGCTTACAACTGCAGCAGTACTCTTGATTTTGAAATTACACAACCTGATGCTCTTTCAGTAACACCATCACAAACTAATATTCTTTGTAATGGCACTCCAACTGGTTCTGCTTCTGTAACGGTTACAGGAGGAACAGGAACTTATACTTATGCATGGGCTCCATCTGGAGGAACAGCGTCTACTGCAACAGGATTAACGGCAGGAACGTATACTGTAACTATTACAGATGCAAACAACTGCCAGGCTACTGAATCATTCACTATTACAGAACCTGCGGTATTAACTGCAATTCCTGTGGCCCAGACAAATATAGCTTGTTATGGAGATGCTACCGGATCTGCTTCTGTAACTGCATCAGGAGGAACAGGTACTTATACCTATTCATGGGCTCCATCTGGAGGAACAGCATCTACTGCAATAGGATTATCGGCAGGAACATATGTTGTAACAATAACAGATGTAAATTCTTGTACAGCAACACAAGCTTTCACTATTACTGAACCTTCTGCTCCACTTAGTGTAACTTCTTCATCTACACCTGTTAGCTGTTTTGGAGGTGCTAACGGAACTGCAACAGTATCTGTTTCAGGAGGAACATTAGGATATACCTATTCATGGGCTCCTTACGGAGGAACTGCTTCTACTGCAATAGGTCTTGAGGCAGGTCCTTATACCGTAACTATTACAGATGCTAACGGATGTACACTTACTGAAAATGTAACTGTTGGCTCTCCTGCTCAATTTGCAGCGACTTTCACAAAAACAGATGTTTCTTGTAATGGAGGAGTAAATGGTACTGCCACTATTACAGCAACAGGAGCAACTTTCCCTTATACTTATTCATGGGCTCCATACGGAGGAACTGCTGCTACTGCAACAGGCTTAGCTGCAGGAACTTTTACAGTAACTATCGAGGACGCAAATGGATGTGTTTATCAGGAATCTGTAACAATTAATGAAAATGCACCAGTAGGTTATACTCAATCACAAACAAATGTTCTTTGTAACGGTACTTCTACAGGAAGTGCTACAGTGACTGCAAGCGGAGGAACGGGAACATATACTTATGTATGGTCTCCATCTGGAGGAACAGCTGCAACTGCAACTGGTCTTTCAGTAGGCAACTATTCTGTTCTTATTACAGACGGTAACGGATGTGTAGCTACAGCAAACTTCATGCTTACTGAACCTGCAGTATTAGATGCTGTTACATCTCAAACAGATGCTACTTGCTCTACAGGAGGAGAAGCAGAAGTTACACCAAACGGCGGCACAACTCCTTATTCTTACTTATGGTCTGACGGACAAACGACAGCTGCTGCAACCGGATTAACTGCCGGAAACTATTCTGTAGTCATTACAGATGCTAACGGATGTACAATAACTAAAAACTTCACAATAGGCACTACTAATACATTAGTTGCCACAACATCTCAAACTGATGTTTTATGTAATGGAGGAAACACCGGATCTGCCTCTGTGGTGCCATCAGGTGCTGTTGGTCCATTCACTTATGTTTGGTCACCATCTGGAGGAACTGCAGATACTGCAACCGGATTAACTGCTGGTAATTACTCTGTAACAATTACAGCCGGAAACGGATGTTCAATTGTGAAAAACTTTACTATATCAGAACCAAGCGCTATCGCAATTTCGCCATCACAAACTAATGTAACTTGTAATCAGGGATCAAACGGATCTGCAACAGTGAGTGTTACAGGCGGAACAGGTTCTTATACATACTCATGGGCTCCAGCAGGAGGAACTTCTGCTACTGCAACTGGATTAACTGCAGGAATTTATACTGTAACCGTAACCGATGCTAACTTATGTACAGCAACAGAAACTATTACAATAACAGAACCGGATGCAATCATTGCTACACCTTCTAAAACAGATATTTCTTGTAACGGAGGGGTTAACGGAACTGCAACAGTAACCGTTACCGGGGGAACAGGTGCTTATACGTACTCATGGGCTCCTTATGGAGGAACTGCTGCTACTGCAACTGGATTAGCTGCAGGAACTTTTACAGTAACTATTACAGATGCTAACGGATGTACCGGTACACAGGATATTATTATTATCGAGCCGGCTGCTATCACGGCATCAATTGTTCAGACAGATGTTACTTGTAACGGATTAGCTGACGGATCTGCAACAGTTACTGCTGCAGGAGGTACAGGAGCATATACCTATTCATGGGCTCCATCTGGAGGAACTGCTGAAACTGCAAGCGGATTAGCTGCAGGAATTTATACGGTAACTATTACAGATGCTAATGGATGTACAGGAACACAAAGCGTAACAATCGCAGAACCAACTGCTTTAACTGCAGCCATTTCTCATACTGATGTTACTTGTAATTTAGGATCAGACGGAAGTGCTACAGTAAGCGTTTCAGGAGGAACTGCAGGATATACATATTCTTGGGCTCCATCTGGAGGAACTGCTGCAACTGCAACAGGATTAACTGCGGGAATTTATACAGTTACTGTAACAGATGCAAACGGATGTACTGCAACTGAAAACGTTACTATTGCTCAGCCAACTGCTATAGATGTAACTGCTGTAACAACAAATGTTACTTGTAACGGAGATTCTAACGGATCTATTGCTTTAACTGTAACAGGAGGTACCGGAGCTTATACTTACTCATGGTTACACTCTGGTGAAACAACTTCTGCGGTTTCAGGATTAGCTGCGGGTGATTATATTGCAACCGTTACAGATGCTAACGGATGTTTTTCTTCATTAACCATCACTATTAATGAGCCTGCTGTTCTTGCTGCAACTGTTTCTAAAACAGATGTTTCTTGTAACGGAGGTGTTAACGGAACTGCAACTGCAACCGTTACAGGAGGAACAGGTGCTTATACGTACTCATGGGCTCCTTATGGAGGAACAGCTGCAACTGCAGCCGGATTAGCTGCAGGAACTTTTACAGTAACTATTACAGATGCTAACGGATGTACTGCAACTCAAACTATTGCAATCGCACAACCTGCACTACTTATAGGAACAATAACAGGAACTGATGTTTCTTGTCCTGGTTCTAATGACGGAACTGCTGCTGTAGTTGTTACAGGAGGAATGGCTCCATACACTTACTCATGGTCTCCATCTGGAGGAACTGCCGATACAGCAACAGGATTAACTGCAGGAATTTATACGGTAACTATTACAGATGCTAACGGATGTACTGCAACTCAAACTATTACTATAGGAGTAGCTGATGATACAACTGCACCAGTACCAACTGTTGCCAATTTACCTCAAATTACAGGATTTTGTTCTGTTTTAGCTGCCGAAATTGCGATTCCAACCGCAACAGATACCTGCGCAGGAACTATTAACGGAACTACCACAGATCCGCTAAACTATACTGCTGCAGGAACGTATACAATTACATGGACTTATGATGACGGAAACGGAAATACTTCTAGTCAAAATCAGACAGTAGTAGTATCAGAATCACCTCTTGAAGCTGTAACGTTCAATAATGCAGTCTTTACTTATGACGGAACTGCACATTCAGCTGAGGTTGAGAATCTTCCTGCCGGAGCTACTGTAGCGTATTCAGCAAATAACGGAGCTGTAAATGCAGGAACTTATCAAATCACTGCAACTATTACACCTGCTGCAACATCACCAAATTGTTCAGTACTAGTTCTTACTGCAGATTTGATTATAAATAAAGCACCACAGCAGATTACATTTGATGCTATTCCAGTAAAAACTCTTGGAGTAAACAATACATTTGATCTGGATGCAACATCAAGTTCAGGATTAGCGGTAACGTATACCTCTACTTTTGATTCACCTCAGGCACCAGCTACTGTTTCTGCTGATGGTGAAGTAACGATGCTTACTTCTGGTGAAATACTAATTACAGCACACCAGGAAGGAGATAACAACTATCTTCCTGCCGATGAGGTTTCCAGATTATTAGTAATCCTAAACAACAACATCGACGTTGCCAGAATTACTATCGGAAACAAAATTTTCGAAAACCCTGCTAAAGTGATTTATCATTTATTAGCTTGCGGCGAAACAAATCCAAATGTTTCTGTTGTAAATGAATCAAATGCGATTATTACACCAGCTCCTAATTTTACAATTCAGACTCCTAAACCGGGAATCTATACTCAGGATGTAAACATTACATCTCAGGATGGAAGCGCATCTGCAACGTATACTCTTACAGTTGAAAAACCGTTTGGATTCTTTGATATTGTTCAGGTTAAATTCAACAATGTGCTTATAGTAAATAATAACCCTAATACAAACGGAGGTTATCAGTTTACAGCATACCAATGGTTTAAAAACGGGCAATTGATTGGAACTGGTCAGTACTATTCTGCCGGAGAAACTCAAGGAAACGTACTGGATCCAACTGCTGATTACATGGTGAAAATGACCACTGCAGACGGAAAAGTTCTTCAAACATGTACTGCAAAAGTTTTACCAACCAACACACTTCAGGCAAGAATTTATCCTAACCCTGTTGCTGTAGGTAAAGTAGTTACTATCGATGCTGATTTCCCTCAGGAAGAATTAGACAACATGGAGATCAGTCTTTACAATGTTGCAGGACAATTGGTAAAAACTGTGAAGTCTTCTACAGCACAAACTGAAATTCAATTGCCTCAAACAGCTGATGGTAATATGTTTTTGGTTGTTCTTCAAACTCCAAACGTTACAAAATCTTTCAAAGTGATTGTAAAATAA
- a CDS encoding glycoside hydrolase family 97 protein has translation MRKLLISLFVSALTYSTQAQTVSAFSPDKNIKLEISVTNGSPYYSLFYQKDEFLNQSPLGLLSTAGDFTKDLKLIGSKTTKIQESYTLNRSKVSQVNYKANELTCHFTNASNDTLQVIFRISNTDATFSYLLPKTKKHNGAGTIEKEITGFKLPAGTTTFITPQAPPLSGWEKTKPSYEEEYTREEPIGTKSQYGLGYTFPALFHLGDKGWLLLSETGVGGNYVGTRLSDAEADGTYRVAFPQEGENNSIGAATASAPFPMQTSWKTITLGRTLKPIVESTASTDVVKPIVKSAKVFETGRASWSWIVWQDESCNYNDQKTFIDLAADLKCEFILIDALWDVQIGKEKLAELVQYAKSKNVGVLLWYNSNGNWNNAPQGPKNRMNTPEARREEMKWLQQIGVKGLKIDFFGGDKQVTMQLYHDILTDAAEFGLNINFHGTTLPRGWERMYPNFMTSEAVLASENLVFQQGFSDRYPSTATVYPFTRNTVSAMDFGPVFLNKRLHRDPNKGTIRRTTDAFEMATAVVFFSPVQHWGLVPENLKEKPAYLFDYLKNVPTVWDETRFIDGYPGKYSVIARRKNTKWYIAAINGENKAKSITIDLPMLKNKEVSIISDGEGADSKFSTKKFDKNTSFTLELSPNGGTVIFMP, from the coding sequence ATGAGAAAATTGCTTATCAGCCTTTTTGTCTCCGCCCTCACCTATTCTACGCAGGCGCAGACCGTATCAGCCTTTAGTCCTGATAAAAATATCAAACTTGAAATTTCCGTCACTAACGGAAGCCCTTATTATTCCCTGTTTTATCAAAAAGATGAATTTCTCAATCAATCGCCGTTAGGACTTTTGAGTACAGCAGGAGACTTTACAAAAGACCTAAAACTCATTGGCTCTAAAACCACTAAAATTCAGGAATCCTATACCCTTAACCGTTCCAAAGTCAGTCAGGTTAATTATAAAGCCAACGAACTTACATGCCATTTTACAAATGCATCAAACGATACTTTACAGGTCATTTTCAGGATTTCCAATACCGATGCGACATTTAGTTACCTACTTCCCAAAACAAAAAAACACAACGGTGCAGGCACTATCGAAAAAGAAATAACAGGATTTAAACTTCCCGCAGGTACAACAACTTTTATCACCCCGCAGGCTCCCCCTTTAAGCGGCTGGGAGAAAACCAAACCTTCTTATGAAGAAGAATATACAAGAGAAGAACCCATAGGAACTAAATCGCAATACGGACTGGGGTATACTTTTCCGGCTCTTTTTCATTTAGGCGATAAAGGCTGGCTGTTACTATCTGAAACCGGCGTTGGCGGCAATTATGTGGGAACCCGATTAAGCGATGCCGAAGCTGACGGAACTTACAGGGTTGCTTTTCCACAGGAAGGAGAAAACAACAGCATAGGTGCTGCAACTGCTTCTGCCCCGTTTCCTATGCAGACTTCATGGAAAACCATTACATTAGGCCGGACTTTAAAACCAATTGTAGAATCAACCGCTTCAACAGATGTGGTCAAACCAATTGTAAAATCTGCTAAAGTATTTGAAACCGGTCGTGCCAGCTGGAGCTGGATTGTATGGCAGGACGAAAGCTGTAATTACAACGACCAGAAAACTTTTATTGATCTTGCAGCCGATTTAAAATGTGAATTCATTCTAATTGATGCGCTTTGGGATGTTCAGATTGGAAAAGAAAAATTAGCCGAACTGGTTCAGTACGCCAAATCAAAAAATGTGGGCGTTTTATTATGGTATAACTCTAACGGAAACTGGAACAATGCGCCCCAAGGTCCAAAAAACCGAATGAACACACCTGAAGCCCGACGTGAAGAAATGAAATGGCTGCAGCAAATTGGAGTAAAAGGTTTAAAAATAGATTTCTTTGGCGGTGACAAACAGGTAACCATGCAATTGTACCACGATATATTAACCGATGCTGCCGAATTTGGTCTGAACATCAATTTTCACGGCACTACCCTGCCGCGCGGATGGGAAAGAATGTATCCTAATTTCATGACCAGCGAAGCCGTTCTTGCTTCAGAAAATCTGGTTTTCCAGCAGGGATTCAGCGACCGCTATCCTTCAACAGCAACGGTTTACCCTTTTACCCGAAATACGGTTTCTGCAATGGATTTTGGCCCGGTTTTCCTGAACAAACGCTTACACCGTGATCCTAATAAAGGTACAATCCGAAGAACTACAGACGCTTTTGAAATGGCAACCGCAGTAGTTTTCTTTTCTCCCGTTCAGCATTGGGGATTAGTACCGGAAAACCTAAAAGAAAAACCAGCGTATTTATTTGATTATCTTAAAAATGTGCCGACCGTTTGGGATGAAACCCGTTTTATCGACGGCTATCCGGGGAAATACAGTGTCATTGCACGCCGAAAAAATACAAAATGGTACATCGCCGCAATAAACGGTGAGAATAAAGCAAAAAGCATTACGATTGATCTGCCTATGCTTAAAAACAAAGAAGTGTCTATTATATCAGATGGTGAAGGTGCAGATTCTAAATTCAGTACCAAAAAATTTGATAAAAATACGAGTTTCACCCTGGAGCTTTCGCCAAATGGAGGTACAGTGATTTTTATGCCGTAG